A single window of uncultured Pseudodesulfovibrio sp. DNA harbors:
- a CDS encoding S1C family serine protease translates to MRRVPRVAPLLLCAVFLLCSCKSVHLGGGKGLSGSPTENVEVLLDQGKIVEASDMVVDNEAYFAGSIGEPETKAILARLSAALDYTYSPQIQTIIERLHSIHWPVPRSDWKGVKDSISHIRLELDELGKLAIFKYPRYRPAIYGQALLALQVKEDEIRADASKNFALFPLVDGKNFFIEYPVHIEEGIFLDENKSIWSGALADMKAADKAVFIATYGANLPHSAQKELAQSYFLSLCPKGKDADLKNILAAYEKTRAAGLDLQSIPGIKIAFLQVTSPDLIKDKALDFGVDIKLDMPFEASKASMRKAFSHSAVKNADILILVNMAVSKAKRVVEENETISSTYVASYGQEINPEYEIAKAELEAASVQHHAAQSKTTTSWAVDVFAHWDEESQKTDLIESTGNRYDVAKKKMRTTPKHISIAQYQPYPVTKAHMDIYKFATVNYYVIDKRKKVFFKDTFDISEKSFFTVCYAMEESDPNKEKFLQTSVLEDDVVRYEMEPIPVNLSDLLEQFTTRPSEWKRYASMESIHRTFTKDRSLAQRKHHSEKYEIDKYSDKRFDSVVVVRNTGQGMGTGFYVTGDMIITNYHVVEEANYVQLKRFDQRETMGRVIARDAYLDLALIQADMRGKPVCFYNKRTLPLGKTLEVIGHPNGYEFSISRGVVSTVRKTRPINFPSSNKKILYIQTDAATNGGNSGGPVFFGKYVVGVNDWGQVTTSSGASAQGLNFSIHYAEVFKFLDQNGIRVSKGSK, encoded by the coding sequence ATGCGTCGTGTTCCTAGAGTGGCACCGTTGCTATTATGTGCGGTCTTTTTGTTGTGTTCCTGTAAGTCTGTGCATCTTGGGGGAGGTAAGGGTTTATCTGGGTCGCCGACAGAGAACGTCGAAGTTCTGCTCGATCAGGGGAAGATTGTTGAGGCATCTGATATGGTTGTCGACAATGAGGCCTATTTTGCGGGTTCTATTGGTGAACCTGAAACGAAAGCAATTCTTGCCCGATTGTCTGCTGCACTTGATTACACGTATTCTCCTCAAATCCAGACAATTATAGAACGCCTTCATTCTATACATTGGCCAGTTCCCCGTTCTGATTGGAAAGGTGTAAAGGATTCCATTTCACATATTCGTTTGGAATTGGATGAACTCGGCAAGCTCGCCATATTTAAATATCCGAGATACCGCCCGGCAATATATGGACAGGCTTTGCTGGCCTTGCAGGTCAAGGAAGACGAGATAAGAGCCGATGCTTCCAAAAATTTTGCTCTTTTTCCTTTGGTTGATGGCAAGAACTTTTTTATTGAATACCCTGTGCATATTGAAGAGGGTATTTTCCTTGATGAAAATAAATCGATCTGGAGTGGTGCTCTTGCTGACATGAAGGCTGCTGATAAGGCCGTTTTTATAGCTACATATGGGGCAAATCTTCCACACTCTGCCCAAAAGGAATTGGCACAGAGTTATTTCTTGTCATTGTGCCCCAAGGGTAAAGATGCAGATTTAAAAAATATTTTGGCAGCATACGAAAAGACGAGGGCCGCTGGGCTGGATTTACAGTCAATTCCTGGAATCAAGATTGCTTTTTTGCAAGTTACAAGTCCTGATTTAATTAAGGATAAAGCCCTTGATTTTGGTGTCGATATTAAATTGGATATGCCTTTTGAAGCTTCAAAGGCGAGCATGCGCAAGGCCTTTTCTCATAGTGCTGTCAAGAATGCTGATATTTTGATTCTGGTCAATATGGCTGTGTCCAAGGCAAAGCGTGTGGTGGAAGAAAATGAAACCATTTCTTCTACGTATGTTGCTTCGTATGGGCAGGAGATTAATCCGGAATACGAGATTGCCAAGGCTGAACTTGAGGCTGCTTCCGTGCAGCATCATGCCGCACAGTCCAAGACGACTACGAGTTGGGCGGTTGATGTCTTTGCTCATTGGGATGAGGAAAGCCAAAAGACAGACCTGATTGAGAGTACGGGGAATCGTTATGATGTGGCCAAGAAAAAGATGCGAACCACACCGAAGCATATCTCGATCGCCCAGTATCAACCGTATCCTGTTACGAAAGCACATATGGACATCTACAAGTTTGCAACCGTGAATTATTATGTCATTGACAAGCGTAAGAAAGTGTTTTTCAAAGATACTTTTGATATTAGTGAAAAGTCTTTTTTTACAGTCTGTTACGCCATGGAAGAGAGTGATCCCAACAAAGAGAAATTCCTTCAGACCTCAGTTCTTGAAGATGATGTTGTCCGCTATGAAATGGAGCCCATTCCAGTCAATTTGTCTGACCTTTTGGAGCAGTTTACGACCCGTCCTTCGGAGTGGAAGCGATATGCTTCCATGGAGTCAATTCATCGGACATTTACAAAAGATCGGAGTTTGGCTCAGCGCAAACATCACAGTGAAAAATATGAGATCGATAAGTATTCTGACAAACGTTTCGACAGTGTTGTTGTGGTGCGTAATACCGGGCAGGGCATGGGGACTGGGTTCTATGTCACCGGCGATATGATTATCACCAATTACCACGTTGTAGAAGAAGCCAATTATGTTCAGTTGAAGCGGTTTGATCAACGAGAGACCATGGGGCGGGTTATTGCTCGTGATGCTTATCTTGATCTTGCTCTCATACAGGCTGACATGCGGGGTAAGCCTGTATGTTTTTACAACAAACGAACATTACCACTCGGAAAGACCTTGGAAGTGATCGGACATCCCAATGGATACGAATTTTCCATTTCTCGGGGTGTTGTGAGCACAGTCAGAAAAACACGTCCAATAAACTTTCCTAGTTCTAATAAAAAGATACTGTATATTCAAACCGATGCGGCCACGAATGGCGGAAATTCCGGTGGCCCGGTCTTTTTTGGAAAGTATGTGGTTGGCGTGAATGATTGGGGGCAGGTAACTACGAGTTCTGGCGCCAGTGCGCAAGGGCTGAACTTTTCCATTCATTATGCGGAAGTTTTCAAGTTCTTGGATCAAAATGGTATTAGAGTCTCTAAGGGGAGTAAGTGA
- a CDS encoding amino acid ABC transporter permease, with product MQNKPLKRRIRITPLDTTIMVVLAGMFGYIIYKAATGLNYHWNWAIIPQFLIRFDTDTQSWVPGLLMHGLFTTIRLSLWSGLLGVILGTLIGLFRVSPSLFRRQIASTYVGLIRNTPPLVLIFVFYFFVGDQIMTLLHVNEAVYALSPEAKEVLSWLFGPMNRFSQFLSALVTLALFEAAYIAEIVRAGIESIEPGQWEAASGTGMSRTKAMAYVILPQAIQRMLPALAGQFISIIKDSAIVSVISIEELTFQAQQLMTTTYRSFEIWTLVLVMYFALTFMCSLIVRKLELTLQRD from the coding sequence TTGCAAAATAAGCCTCTTAAACGCCGTATACGTATAACCCCGCTAGACACCACCATCATGGTGGTTCTGGCGGGGATGTTCGGCTACATCATCTACAAAGCAGCCACAGGCCTAAACTACCATTGGAATTGGGCCATCATTCCGCAATTTTTAATCCGCTTCGACACAGACACGCAGTCATGGGTTCCTGGTCTGCTCATGCACGGCCTCTTCACGACCATTCGGCTCAGCCTCTGGTCGGGATTACTGGGCGTTATCCTGGGGACACTCATCGGACTTTTCCGTGTCAGCCCGAGTCTGTTCAGACGACAAATTGCCAGCACCTATGTCGGATTAATCCGAAACACTCCGCCATTGGTACTCATTTTCGTTTTCTATTTCTTTGTCGGAGATCAGATAATGACACTGCTCCATGTCAATGAAGCTGTGTATGCCCTGTCCCCGGAAGCCAAAGAGGTACTCAGTTGGCTTTTCGGTCCAATGAATAGGTTCTCGCAATTCCTCTCTGCACTCGTGACACTTGCTCTGTTCGAGGCAGCCTATATTGCCGAAATAGTTCGCGCAGGAATTGAATCCATCGAACCGGGGCAATGGGAAGCCGCATCCGGGACAGGCATGAGCCGGACCAAGGCCATGGCTTATGTCATTCTTCCCCAAGCCATACAACGCATGTTGCCAGCTTTGGCTGGACAGTTTATATCCATCATCAAGGACTCAGCCATCGTGTCTGTCATTTCCATTGAGGAACTGACTTTCCAGGCCCAACAACTCATGACAACCACTTACCGGAGTTTCGAAATCTGGACATTGGTCCTTGTCATGTACTTTGCTCTTACTTTCATGTGTTCGCTGATTGTCAGAAAACTAGAACTTACACTGCAAAGAGATTAA
- a CDS encoding O-acetylhomoserine aminocarboxypropyltransferase/cysteine synthase family protein, with product MADKHYGPQTMALHSGHTPDKETGSRAVPIYQTTAYMFRDTQHAADLFSLKEAGYIYTRLNNPTTDILEKRLAELHGGMGAVATASGMAAIFYAVTTICSAGQNLVTGSNLYGGTQTLFEYTLKRFGIEVRFVDSSDPANFEAAIDENTRLIYSESIGNPRCNVDDLFGIADVAHRHGLPFVLDSTVAPPPIFNPFDFGCDIVVHSLTKIIGGHGVAMGGAIVEKGSFDWGKGGRYPEIAAPDPTYNNVNLWEALGGAAGEPCPAFTAKVRIGLLRDTGATISPHNSFLILQGMETLPLRAKQHCKNAQKVAEFLDTHYAVEWVNYAGLPNHVDHDRAKNTFPLGPGAVFGFGVKGGLEAGRKFIDSVELCSHLANILDAKTLVIHPASTTHGQSSPEEQLAAGVPPDLIRISVGLEDIEDIIDDLDIALMKSQS from the coding sequence ATGGCAGACAAACATTATGGACCGCAGACAATGGCTTTGCATTCGGGACATACCCCGGACAAGGAGACCGGTTCTCGAGCCGTACCTATTTATCAGACAACGGCGTACATGTTTCGTGATACGCAGCATGCCGCTGATCTTTTTTCTCTCAAGGAAGCTGGATATATTTATACAAGGCTGAATAATCCGACCACGGATATTCTGGAAAAGCGACTTGCCGAACTTCATGGTGGTATGGGGGCCGTAGCAACCGCGTCGGGTATGGCGGCCATTTTCTATGCGGTAACGACTATTTGTTCTGCCGGTCAGAATCTTGTCACAGGGTCCAATCTTTATGGTGGAACGCAAACCTTGTTTGAGTATACGCTAAAAAGATTTGGTATCGAGGTTCGTTTTGTCGATTCCAGTGACCCTGCAAATTTTGAAGCAGCCATTGATGAGAATACTCGTCTTATCTACAGTGAATCCATTGGTAATCCACGTTGTAACGTTGATGATCTTTTTGGTATTGCCGATGTCGCTCACAGGCATGGTTTGCCGTTTGTTTTAGATTCCACAGTTGCACCGCCGCCTATTTTTAATCCATTTGATTTCGGATGCGATATTGTTGTGCATTCCCTGACGAAAATTATTGGTGGGCATGGTGTTGCCATGGGCGGTGCCATCGTTGAAAAAGGAAGTTTCGACTGGGGAAAGGGAGGGAGGTATCCTGAGATCGCCGCACCTGATCCGACATATAACAATGTGAATTTGTGGGAAGCGCTTGGTGGGGCGGCGGGAGAACCATGTCCGGCATTTACGGCTAAAGTGCGGATCGGATTGCTGCGTGATACCGGTGCGACCATTTCGCCACACAATAGTTTTCTTATTCTTCAAGGAATGGAAACTCTTCCGCTTCGTGCAAAACAACATTGTAAAAATGCTCAGAAAGTTGCGGAGTTTTTGGATACACATTATGCTGTGGAGTGGGTTAATTACGCAGGACTTCCGAACCATGTCGATCATGATCGAGCCAAGAACACCTTTCCTCTCGGGCCGGGGGCTGTTTTTGGTTTTGGAGTCAAAGGAGGCCTTGAGGCGGGGCGTAAATTCATTGATTCAGTAGAACTGTGCTCACATCTGGCAAATATTCTGGATGCTAAAACATTGGTCATTCACCCCGCTTCGACAACGCATGGTCAATCCAGCCCGGAAGAACAACTGGCAGCAGGGGTTCCACCGGACTTGATTCGTATCTCCGTTGGTTTGGAGGACATTGAAGATATTATAGATGATCTGGATATTGCTTTGATGAAGTCTCAGAGCTGA
- a CDS encoding glutaredoxin family protein, protein MFRFIKDFFKGMFDVDPKETPTPKINETENTFDTEAFHMNDIKIYALSTCIHCRNAKKYLDECGVKYECVHVDELSGDDRKQIVQEIKSHNPAVSFPTIVIKNTVVVGYHKDKIDAALKGK, encoded by the coding sequence ATGTTCAGATTCATCAAAGATTTTTTCAAAGGAATGTTCGACGTAGACCCCAAAGAGACTCCTACTCCGAAAATTAATGAAACAGAAAACACGTTCGACACGGAGGCGTTTCATATGAACGACATCAAAATCTATGCCCTTTCAACCTGTATTCATTGCAGAAATGCAAAAAAATACCTCGATGAATGTGGTGTAAAATATGAATGTGTCCACGTCGATGAATTAAGTGGAGATGATCGCAAACAAATTGTTCAGGAAATCAAAAGCCACAATCCAGCTGTCTCCTTCCCCACTATTGTTATCAAGAATACGGTTGTCGTGGGGTATCACAAAGACAAAATAGACGCAGCACTCAAGGGGAAATAA
- a CDS encoding dipeptide ABC transporter ATP-binding protein has product MPPLLELINVTKHFKVTSGLLGLQSGLVRAVDGVSLHVNKGETLGLVGESGCGKSTLAKCIMGLAPVTSGEVIFANKALSTWEEKALRSKIQMIFQDPYSSLNPRQKIGSIIREGLDIHNIGTKGDRQEKVNGLLQLVGLMPEHGQRYPHEFSGGQRQRVAVARTLALDPQLIVCDEPVSALDVSVQAQVLGLLKDLQTQFGLTYVFISHDLSVVSHISDQVAVMYLGRIMEIGPSKALFDSPKHPYTQALLSAVLLPDPTKQSQQIPLSGDLPSPMDPPTGCPFHPRCPHTFDKCKNERPELVDGESGTKVACWLYNA; this is encoded by the coding sequence ATGCCACCGCTTCTCGAACTCATTAACGTCACTAAACATTTCAAAGTCACCAGTGGCCTACTGGGACTTCAGTCCGGCCTCGTCCGCGCCGTGGACGGCGTCAGCCTGCATGTTAATAAAGGCGAAACCCTGGGATTGGTTGGTGAGTCCGGTTGTGGCAAATCGACACTTGCAAAATGCATCATGGGATTGGCCCCTGTCACGAGCGGCGAAGTCATTTTCGCCAATAAGGCTCTTTCGACCTGGGAAGAAAAAGCGTTACGCAGCAAAATACAAATGATCTTTCAAGATCCATACTCTTCGCTGAATCCACGCCAAAAAATCGGATCAATTATCCGCGAAGGATTGGACATCCACAATATTGGCACCAAAGGCGACAGGCAGGAAAAAGTCAACGGGCTTCTCCAGTTAGTCGGACTCATGCCCGAACATGGCCAACGGTATCCTCATGAATTTTCAGGCGGGCAACGGCAACGTGTAGCCGTGGCCCGGACACTCGCTCTTGATCCTCAACTCATCGTCTGCGACGAACCTGTCTCGGCACTCGATGTCTCTGTCCAAGCGCAGGTCCTCGGCTTGCTCAAGGATTTGCAAACACAATTCGGCCTTACCTACGTTTTCATTTCACATGATCTGTCCGTAGTCAGTCATATCTCTGATCAAGTGGCTGTCATGTATCTTGGTCGCATTATGGAAATCGGGCCGAGCAAGGCCTTATTCGATTCCCCCAAGCATCCATACACACAAGCTCTTCTGTCTGCCGTGCTCCTCCCTGATCCGACCAAACAATCACAACAAATTCCGTTGAGCGGAGATCTGCCCAGTCCGATGGATCCTCCAACGGGTTGCCCATTCCACCCACGCTGCCCTCACACATTCGACAAATGTAAAAACGAACGACCAGAACTCGTGGACGGAGAATCCGGCACAAAAGTCGCTTGTTGGTTGTACAACGCCTGA
- a CDS encoding ferredoxin-thioredoxin reductase catalytic domain-containing protein has protein sequence MDAKQLYEMLKKAQEPKGYYFNSDMDMTMPLLESLLTNKERFGYMACPCRLANGEFEADKDIVCPCTYREEDVKEYGACFCALYVSKEYNDGTIEKEVVPERRPPEKIFF, from the coding sequence ATGGACGCGAAACAACTCTACGAAATGCTTAAAAAGGCTCAGGAACCCAAAGGATATTATTTCAACTCGGACATGGATATGACCATGCCCCTACTCGAAAGCCTGCTGACCAACAAAGAGCGCTTTGGTTACATGGCCTGCCCCTGTCGTTTGGCAAACGGCGAATTTGAAGCCGATAAAGACATCGTCTGCCCGTGTACCTACCGAGAAGAGGACGTTAAGGAATACGGCGCCTGTTTCTGTGCCCTCTATGTCAGCAAAGAATACAACGACGGAACCATAGAAAAAGAAGTGGTGCCAGAACGCAGGCCACCTGAGAAAATCTTTTTTTAA
- the traT gene encoding complement resistance protein TraT: MRKNIKRLSFLIMAAVILVSCVSTQKNKYRLVEDEETGYSYGAIKNGEFVADPAMFRNNKLKLRIRNTTGDPALDIYKFRQQLEDSYSNVGYEITHGSDFGILLDINVKYFGQVTEMLPAEYTFLGAAIGGVAGATPGIQGGRSADAITGMAAGAVIGAALTEVMRNYATEETFIIISSVTMATVMPEHREDERSISFVTGKKIKEKKTNFKGFRSRETVELGVYAGGRMAGKSDIISEVRNRHLRILRDII, encoded by the coding sequence ATGAGGAAAAATATAAAAAGATTGAGCTTCTTGATTATGGCGGCGGTCATTTTGGTTTCTTGTGTATCTACTCAGAAGAATAAATATCGATTAGTTGAGGATGAAGAAACAGGTTATTCCTACGGTGCTATTAAAAATGGTGAATTCGTTGCAGATCCCGCAATGTTTCGTAACAACAAATTGAAGCTTCGCATTCGTAATACAACTGGTGATCCTGCATTGGATATTTATAAATTTCGCCAGCAACTTGAAGATTCCTATAGTAACGTAGGCTATGAAATTACTCATGGAAGTGATTTTGGTATTCTTCTGGATATTAATGTTAAGTATTTTGGGCAGGTCACGGAAATGTTGCCTGCGGAATACACTTTTCTCGGCGCGGCCATTGGTGGAGTTGCAGGTGCTACTCCCGGAATTCAGGGGGGGCGTTCTGCTGATGCAATTACAGGAATGGCTGCGGGAGCGGTGATTGGCGCGGCTTTGACTGAGGTAATGAGAAACTATGCGACCGAAGAAACTTTTATCATTATTTCTTCTGTGACCATGGCAACCGTCATGCCTGAACATCGAGAAGATGAACGGTCAATATCCTTTGTTACCGGGAAAAAAATAAAGGAAAAGAAAACGAATTTTAAGGGTTTTCGTTCTCGGGAAACAGTTGAGTTGGGCGTTTACGCCGGTGGACGAATGGCGGGTAAATCGGATATTATTTCAGAAGTTCGAAATCGCCATTTGAGAATCCTTAGAGACATTATTTAA
- a CDS encoding HD domain-containing protein — protein sequence MITRQEAFELLKEHNTETNLINHALESEAVMRGLAAKLGQDEELWGITGLLHDLDYAVTKEIHDRHGLDSVDLLVGKLPDEALAAIRRHAYEMNGSDEPETNFDYALRCGETVTGLVHAGALVRPTKIEGMKPKSLKKKMKDKAFAASVNRDCIRECDKIGLELGEFLQIAIASVTAIAPEVGLIAE from the coding sequence ATGATAACTCGACAAGAAGCCTTTGAATTACTGAAAGAACACAACACTGAAACCAATCTCATTAACCATGCTTTGGAATCAGAAGCCGTCATGCGCGGCCTGGCTGCCAAACTTGGACAGGATGAAGAACTCTGGGGCATCACCGGTCTGCTGCACGATCTCGATTACGCAGTCACCAAGGAAATCCATGACCGCCACGGCTTGGACAGCGTCGACTTGCTTGTCGGCAAACTCCCGGATGAAGCTCTTGCCGCCATCCGCCGCCACGCCTATGAAATGAACGGCTCGGACGAACCGGAAACTAATTTCGACTACGCACTCCGCTGCGGCGAAACCGTGACCGGCCTTGTTCACGCTGGTGCGTTGGTACGGCCTACCAAGATCGAAGGCATGAAGCCCAAAAGCTTGAAAAAGAAAATGAAAGACAAGGCCTTCGCCGCCAGTGTCAACCGAGACTGTATCCGTGAATGTGACAAAATAGGCCTAGAACTGGGTGAATTCCTCCAGATCGCCATAGCCTCGGTCACCGCCATTGCCCCCGAAGTCGGCCTGATTGCCGAATAA
- the trmFO gene encoding methylenetetrahydrofolate--tRNA-(uracil(54)-C(5))-methyltransferase (FADH(2)-oxidizing) TrmFO encodes MAHVAIVGGGLAGTECAWQLAEAGIDVRLYEMKPGKRSEAHSEDGLAELICSNSFRATGPSAAIGLLKEEMSSLGSLIMEAAFATQVPAGGALAVDRTLFSEYITNKIENHEKITVVHQEILTLDAEELQGHDAVIIAAGPLASAELAESLMAAVGDERLYFYDAIAPIISRDSVDFDKAFWGSRWKPEDDDYLNCPMNEDEYKAFVAALIAGEKVQPRDFEKEIHFEGCLPVEAMAERGEMTLAFGPLKPVGFVDPKTGERPFAIVQLRTENKDKTAFNLVGFQTKLKYPEQKRVFRMIPGLEEAEFLRLGSIHRNTYVNAPQVLDETLQLKNKPGFYLAGQITGVEGYLESAACGLWLGLSLGYRVNGDAITEPPVETALGALLGHLRTVPDKRFQPSNVNFGLMPGLKKKMKKKLRKEAYGVRAQEAFGAWTEAVGLKK; translated from the coding sequence ATGGCACATGTGGCAATAGTGGGTGGTGGACTGGCTGGAACCGAGTGCGCCTGGCAATTGGCCGAGGCCGGAATTGACGTTAGGCTGTATGAAATGAAGCCCGGTAAACGGTCTGAGGCTCACAGTGAAGACGGTTTGGCAGAATTGATTTGTTCCAATTCCTTTCGCGCAACCGGCCCCTCCGCGGCTATTGGTTTGCTTAAAGAGGAAATGTCCAGCCTTGGTAGTCTGATTATGGAAGCCGCATTTGCCACACAGGTTCCTGCTGGTGGCGCTTTGGCCGTGGATCGGACGCTCTTTTCTGAATACATTACGAACAAGATTGAAAATCATGAGAAGATCACGGTTGTTCATCAGGAAATACTGACACTTGATGCCGAAGAACTGCAAGGGCATGACGCGGTGATCATTGCCGCTGGCCCCTTGGCTAGTGCGGAGTTGGCTGAGAGTTTAATGGCCGCGGTGGGCGATGAAAGATTGTATTTCTATGACGCTATCGCACCGATTATTTCCCGTGACTCCGTTGATTTTGACAAAGCTTTCTGGGGCTCCCGTTGGAAGCCTGAAGATGATGACTATTTGAATTGTCCCATGAATGAGGATGAATATAAGGCTTTTGTCGCGGCCTTGATTGCCGGAGAAAAGGTTCAGCCAAGGGATTTCGAGAAGGAAATTCATTTTGAGGGATGCCTGCCAGTTGAAGCTATGGCCGAGCGTGGCGAGATGACTTTGGCTTTTGGGCCACTTAAACCAGTCGGATTCGTGGACCCCAAGACCGGGGAACGTCCTTTTGCCATTGTTCAGTTGCGTACAGAAAACAAAGATAAGACGGCCTTCAATCTTGTGGGATTTCAAACCAAGCTTAAGTATCCAGAGCAAAAACGGGTTTTCAGGATGATTCCCGGCTTGGAAGAGGCTGAGTTTTTACGCCTTGGTTCCATCCACCGTAATACATATGTCAATGCACCCCAAGTGTTGGACGAGACGTTACAACTCAAAAACAAGCCCGGGTTTTATCTCGCGGGGCAGATTACCGGAGTGGAAGGATATCTGGAATCAGCCGCGTGTGGGCTTTGGCTTGGTCTGTCACTTGGTTATCGAGTGAATGGGGATGCCATTACTGAACCGCCTGTGGAAACGGCTTTGGGGGCATTGCTTGGGCACCTCAGGACCGTCCCGGATAAACGTTTTCAGCCGTCCAATGTGAATTTTGGCCTTATGCCGGGATTGAAAAAGAAAATGAAGAAGAAGTTGCGCAAGGAAGCCTATGGAGTCCGTGCGCAGGAAGCTTTTGGGGCATGGACCGAAGCCGTTGGCTTGAAAAAATGA
- the cbiQ gene encoding cobalt ECF transporter T component CbiQ — MGAKLAAITEHFAAGDSFIHRIDPRIRLLCGALLTIPLAILNSQPPALIGLAFGALLIFIARLKLAQVLKRLMVVNTFILFLWAFLPFSLPGNPLWSIGPFNATTQGVNLALLITIKSNAIVLTLMALMGTISVQNLGPAIQQLGIPHKLCHILLFTYRYIFVIHQEYRTMRTAMQARGFKPKTNAHTYRSYAWLVGMLLVKSWDRAERVQGAMRCRGFHGRFYSLTKFSTKSTDFIFLAVCLLFAARIIQLGFFPGALP, encoded by the coding sequence ATGGGAGCAAAATTGGCCGCAATTACTGAACATTTCGCAGCAGGTGACTCATTTATTCACCGGATCGATCCCCGCATCCGGCTTCTCTGCGGTGCACTCCTCACTATACCTTTGGCAATCCTGAACTCACAACCGCCTGCACTGATCGGCCTCGCCTTTGGTGCCCTGCTCATATTTATAGCGCGCTTAAAACTCGCTCAAGTCCTCAAACGACTTATGGTCGTTAACACCTTTATTCTCTTCCTCTGGGCCTTTTTACCCTTTTCTCTACCCGGTAATCCTCTTTGGTCCATAGGACCGTTTAACGCTACGACACAGGGCGTAAACTTAGCATTGCTTATCACCATCAAGTCCAATGCCATTGTTTTGACTCTCATGGCGCTTATGGGGACTATTTCCGTCCAAAATCTTGGTCCGGCCATCCAGCAACTTGGTATACCCCACAAACTATGTCACATCCTCCTGTTCACCTACCGGTATATTTTCGTAATCCATCAGGAATACAGGACTATGCGCACAGCCATGCAGGCCCGGGGATTCAAACCCAAAACCAATGCGCATACCTACCGCTCATACGCATGGCTTGTCGGCATGTTGTTGGTTAAAAGCTGGGATCGAGCTGAACGAGTTCAAGGCGCCATGCGTTGTCGAGGCTTTCACGGTCGTTTCTATTCATTGACCAAATTTTCTACCAAATCGACAGATTTCATTTTCCTGGCGGTTTGTCTGCTTTTCGCCGCACGCATCATTCAATTGGGATTCTTTCCCGGAGCGTTACCATGA
- a CDS encoding ABC transporter ATP-binding protein: MTKPLLDIDKLTTCFSSHQGIAKAVDTVSLSFMQGETLAIVGESGCGKTVLALSILGLIPDPPGRVTEGRILYRGKDLLDMSDTELMQVRGNHISMIFQEPMTALNPVFRVNDQIAEPLRLHQGFSKNEALDKAVDALDMVGIPNPTAIAKTYPHELSGGMRQRVMIAMALACNPDILIADEPTTALDVTIQAQIIDLMNDLTEKMHSSLMLITHDLGVVARMAQRVAVMYSGKIVELANVNSIYASPLHPYTQGLLASVPTLGDTQRLNPIPGIVPSIFNRPQGCRFHPRCPKAYQKCSLMLPPLFEPEPGHTVRCWLYEE; this comes from the coding sequence ATGACCAAACCCCTTCTGGACATAGACAAGCTCACGACCTGCTTTTCCTCGCACCAAGGTATAGCCAAGGCGGTGGATACCGTCAGCCTTTCCTTTATGCAAGGAGAAACCCTGGCCATCGTGGGCGAATCAGGGTGCGGAAAAACAGTACTCGCCCTTTCCATTCTCGGTCTTATACCCGATCCGCCGGGCCGCGTCACCGAAGGACGTATTCTTTACCGAGGCAAAGACTTGCTCGACATGAGCGACACAGAACTCATGCAAGTCAGGGGCAATCATATTTCAATGATTTTTCAAGAACCCATGACCGCGCTCAATCCGGTCTTTCGGGTGAACGATCAAATAGCGGAGCCACTTCGGCTTCATCAAGGGTTTTCAAAAAACGAGGCCCTCGACAAAGCAGTCGACGCTCTCGACATGGTAGGTATCCCCAACCCTACAGCTATCGCCAAAACATACCCCCATGAACTGTCAGGCGGCATGCGGCAACGGGTGATGATCGCCATGGCCTTGGCCTGCAACCCGGACATTCTCATCGCCGATGAGCCAACCACCGCATTAGACGTGACCATTCAGGCCCAGATTATTGATCTCATGAATGACCTCACGGAAAAAATGCACAGTTCGCTGATGCTGATAACTCATGATCTGGGTGTAGTCGCACGCATGGCTCAACGGGTCGCGGTTATGTACTCCGGCAAAATTGTAGAGCTTGCCAATGTAAACAGCATATACGCCAGCCCCTTGCACCCTTACACGCAGGGCCTTCTTGCATCCGTACCGACTCTGGGCGACACCCAACGTCTGAACCCCATTCCCGGTATTGTTCCAAGCATATTTAACCGACCGCAAGGATGCCGCTTCCACCCTCGGTGCCCTAAGGCATATCAAAAGTGCTCCCTCATGCTACCACCTCTTTTTGAACCGGAACCCGGCCATACCGTACGGTGCTGGCTTTACGAAGAGTAA